The Pseudomonas sp. HOU2 DNA window GCCGAGTTCGTCCGGGCGCTGGGTAATGCCGCTCGACAGGCGCACATTCAATTGATCGGCGCGCCACGCATTGGCCTGCTCACGCAGGTTGTTCAGCGGCACCACCAGCAAGCGATACAGGCCGACACACAGCAGCAAGGTGAACAGCCCCGGAATCACCCCGTTGGTGATCACCCGCCAGAACACCCGGTATTTCCCCGGCAGGAATCGCTCGGGCAACTCGATCACCAGACTGCCGGCAGACGGGTCCTGGGGAAACGGCACCCGCAGCCACGGCCGACCCTTCTTGTGGATCGGCCAGTCGAGGCCGCGCAAAAAGGTCAGGTGCTGGATTTCCTGTTCATTCAGCGGCTCGCTGCTCATCGACTGCAGATTGCGGTCGATCACCCCGACCCATGCGGCTTCGCGCAGCTCCATGCTCTGCAACCAGTTATCGACCCCGTCACGCTCGCCGCGTTGCCACGCCCGCTCGGCTTCGCCGGCATAGCGGCTCAGCGTGCCGCGCGCCTCATCGGAGAGGAACTGGTTGCGCTCTTCCATGTAGCGGCCCCACGACCAACTGAGCCAGATCATCAGCAGACAGAACGCCACCAGCAGAAACGCCAGTTTCCAGAACAGCGAATACCGTCCCGGCAGGTCAGAGACTTTCATCGGACGCACTCAGCACATAACCCTTGCCCCACACCGTGCGCACTTCCCGCTCGGTGTAACCGATGGCCTTGAGTTTGCGGCGGATCTGGCTGATGTGCATGTCGAGGCTGCGGTCGTGGGCCGCGTAGCCGCGCTGCAAAACGTGCTGATAAAGGAAAGCCTTGCTCAGCACTTCTTCGTCGTTGCGATTGAGGGTTTCCAGCAAACGGTATTCGCTTCGGGTCAGGCCGGCGGCTTGCGCGTTATAGAAGACTTCGCATTGTTCGTCGTCGAAACGCAGTGCGCCGTGGATCGCCGCTGGTGCAATGGCTGCCGGGCGCCGATCCAGCGCCACCCGACGCAGAATGGCTTCAATGCGCACATGCAACTCGGCCATGCTGAACGGCTTGGGCAGGTAGTCATCGGCGCCCAGACGAAAGCCGCTGATGCGATCGGCCTCGGCGCCCAGCGCCGACATCAGCAGCACTGGCGTCGAATGGCTTTGACGCAATTGCGTCAGCACCTTCAGGCCGTCGAGCCCCGGCAACAGAATGTCCATCAGCACCACGTCGAACGGCTGGTGACGCGCGATGTTCAGCCCCTCCTGACCGTTCTGGCACCAGGTCACCGCAAAGCCGCTACGGCCCAGATGTTCGTGAACGTAGGCGCCCAGCACCGGGTCGTCCTCGATGGCAAGAATGCGTGGCGAATCGATGGAGACAAGAGTCATGAGTATCTGCAAATAATTCTCAGTTGGCCGATTATTCAAGATTGCCCGCCATCGGGCAACCCAAGGTTGACCGGCCGGACAAACGAACCGTGACCTGCTGACCGATGCCGAGATGATTTTTCCGAAGATTGCCTGCCTGCAAATCGCTACACTGCGCCCATGTCGCGTGCCGGATGCACGTGCGAGTCAACAGTTCAGCGGGATGCAGGAGATGGGTGTGCTCAAGAAACTGGGAATCAAAGGTCGCGTATTGTTGCTGACCCTGTTGCCGACCAGCCTGATGGCGTTGGTCCTCGGGGGCTATTTCACCTGGATGCAACAGTCCGATCTGCAGACCCAACTGATGCAGCGCGGTGAAATGATCGCCGAGCAACTGGCGCCGCTGGTGGCGCCCGCCATGGGCCACGGCAACACCGATTTGCTGGAACGCATCGCCACCCAGTCCCTCGAACAACCCGACGTGCGCGCCGTCACCTTCCTCGCCCCCGACCGCACACCGCTGGCGCACGCCGGCCCGACCATGCTCAATCAGGCGCCTAGCGGCGACAGTGCACAACTGCAACGGCGCAGCGGCAATGACGCCACCCGCTATCTGATGCCGGTATTCGGCAAGCATCGCAACCTTGCCGGCGACGTCATCCCGCAAGAGTCCGAGCGCCTGCTCGGCTGGGTCGAACTGGAGCTGTCGCACAACGGCATGCTGCTGCGCGGTTATCGCAGCCTGTTTGCCAGCCTTTTGCTGATCGCCGCTGGCCTGGCCGGCGCGGCCCTGCTCGCGTTGCGCATGGGCCGCACCATCAATCGCCCGCTGAGCCAGATCAAACACGCGGTCGCCCAGCTCAAGGACGGTCATCTGGAAACCCGCCTGCCACCGCTCGGCAGTCAGGAACTGGACGAGTTGGCCTCGGGCATCAACCGCATGGCCGGCACCTTGCAGAACGCTCGCGAAGAACTGCAGCACAGCGTCGATCAGGCCACCGAAGACGTGCGGCAGAATCTGGAAACCATCGAGATCCAGAACATCGAACTGGATCTTGCGCGCAAAGAGGCACTGGAAGCGAGCCGGATCAAATCCGAGTTCCTCGCCAACATGAGCCACGAGATCCGCACCCCGCTCAACGGCATTCTCGGTTTCACGCATCTGTTGCAGAAAAGCGAATTGACGCCG harbors:
- a CDS encoding response regulator transcription factor, whose translation is MTLVSIDSPRILAIEDDPVLGAYVHEHLGRSGFAVTWCQNGQEGLNIARHQPFDVVLMDILLPGLDGLKVLTQLRQSHSTPVLLMSALGAEADRISGFRLGADDYLPKPFSMAELHVRIEAILRRVALDRRPAAIAPAAIHGALRFDDEQCEVFYNAQAAGLTRSEYRLLETLNRNDEEVLSKAFLYQHVLQRGYAAHDRSLDMHISQIRRKLKAIGYTEREVRTVWGKGYVLSASDESL